The Pseudomonas kermanshahensis genome includes a window with the following:
- a CDS encoding GNAT family N-acetyltransferase: MTAQALVSVRELEQSDFPQWSPYWDQYQAFYKVELSKATTELTWARFFDPAEPVHCAVATDGERILGFVHFVFHRSTWGRNDFCYLEDLYVCPNARGRQVGKQLIEYVQGQAREKQCDRLYWHTQETNQTAQRLYDWIAEKPGVIEYRMALPA; encoded by the coding sequence ATGACAGCACAAGCGTTGGTTTCGGTTCGTGAGTTGGAACAGAGCGATTTTCCACAATGGTCCCCCTACTGGGACCAGTACCAAGCGTTCTACAAAGTGGAACTGAGCAAGGCCACCACCGAGCTGACCTGGGCGCGGTTTTTCGACCCGGCAGAGCCCGTGCACTGCGCCGTCGCCACGGACGGTGAGCGCATCCTCGGTTTCGTCCATTTTGTGTTCCATCGCTCGACTTGGGGGCGTAACGACTTCTGCTATCTGGAAGACCTGTACGTTTGCCCAAACGCGCGAGGGAGGCAGGTTGGCAAGCAGTTGATCGAGTACGTTCAGGGCCAGGCACGGGAGAAACAGTGCGACCGGCTGTACTGGCATACCCAGGAAACCAACCAGACTGCACAGCGGCTGTACGACTGGATTGCTGAAAAGCCGGGGGTGATCGAGTACCGGATGGCGCTGCCTGCGTAG
- a CDS encoding PLP-dependent aminotransferase family protein, which yields MFKHAQLQSVKAWMSDPAHGALSLHVRIQRAIRQLILDGALPVGKSLPASRPLAQSLGVSRDTVEAAYSQLHAEGFIERRVGSGSFVSQRARHLPRRQQKRETRCDEPPQLSRRAMAVLQSGGVNNFQGPRPFAPGVAETRHFPLAIWERLERQVYKEFGTQALEHSAPQGMACLRSAIADYLNLERGAQASADRVLILTSSQQALSLCAQVLMDAGDQVLVEDPLYQGTRKAVAAAGLEGVPVPVDENGLQVERMAPLAANARAVFLTPSHQYPTGATLSLDRRLQAIEWARQQRAWIIEDDYDSEFHYEGRPTACVQGLDPHERTLYIGTFTKSLFAGLRIGYLLLPPALVAPMTSARTLQDGHTASIAQLTLARFMEGGHYTAHVRSMRALYAARRDMLAELVHKHLGAFLAPSTPAGGLQMPCHFVQVLPEDAVVRAAHAAGIDLLGLGSLYASPRNDVGLLMGFAALTPGEMRVAVGKLAKVFAGLK from the coding sequence ATGTTCAAACACGCACAACTGCAATCGGTCAAAGCCTGGATGAGCGACCCGGCCCATGGCGCGTTGTCGTTGCATGTGCGGATCCAGCGGGCGATTCGCCAATTGATCCTTGATGGCGCGCTGCCGGTCGGTAAATCGCTGCCGGCTTCACGCCCATTGGCCCAGTCGCTGGGCGTCTCGCGGGATACCGTGGAGGCGGCTTACAGCCAGTTGCATGCAGAGGGCTTCATCGAGCGTCGGGTGGGCAGCGGAAGCTTCGTCTCGCAACGCGCACGGCATCTGCCACGGCGACAGCAAAAACGCGAAACGCGCTGCGATGAGCCACCTCAACTGAGCCGCCGGGCGATGGCCGTGCTGCAGAGCGGGGGCGTGAATAATTTCCAAGGGCCGCGCCCTTTTGCACCGGGCGTAGCCGAGACCCGGCACTTCCCCCTGGCGATCTGGGAAAGGCTGGAGCGCCAGGTGTACAAGGAATTTGGCACCCAGGCATTGGAGCACAGTGCGCCACAGGGCATGGCCTGCCTGCGCAGCGCGATCGCTGACTACCTTAACCTTGAACGGGGCGCGCAGGCGTCTGCCGACCGGGTGCTGATCCTCACCAGCTCGCAGCAGGCGCTTAGCCTATGCGCGCAGGTGCTCATGGATGCAGGCGATCAGGTACTGGTCGAAGACCCGCTCTACCAAGGCACGCGCAAGGCCGTCGCGGCAGCAGGCCTCGAAGGCGTGCCCGTGCCAGTGGATGAAAACGGCCTGCAGGTGGAACGCATGGCGCCGTTGGCCGCCAATGCCAGGGCGGTGTTTCTGACGCCGTCCCATCAATATCCCACCGGCGCCACATTGTCGTTGGACAGGCGCCTCCAGGCCATCGAGTGGGCAAGGCAGCAGCGCGCCTGGATCATCGAAGATGACTACGACAGCGAGTTCCACTACGAGGGCCGGCCGACTGCCTGCGTGCAGGGCCTGGACCCGCATGAACGCACGCTGTACATCGGCACGTTCACCAAGTCGCTGTTCGCCGGGCTGCGCATCGGCTACTTGCTGTTGCCGCCTGCTCTCGTCGCGCCGATGACCAGTGCACGCACGCTGCAGGACGGGCATACGGCCTCCATTGCCCAGCTGACCCTGGCGCGGTTCATGGAGGGCGGGCACTACACGGCGCATGTGCGGAGCATGCGGGCGCTGTATGCCGCGCGCCGGGACATGCTGGCCGAGCTTGTGCACAAGCACTTGGGGGCGTTTCTGGCGCCAAGCACTCCGGCCGGGGGGCTGCAGATGCCCTGCCACTTCGTGCAGGTCTTGCCAGAGGATGCGGTAGTGAGGGCGGCGCATGCGGCGGGGATCGACCTGCTGGGGCTCGGCAGTTTGTATGCATCGCCGAGGAATGATGTGGGCCTGTTGATGGGGTTTGCGGCGCTGACGCCTGGCGAGATGCGTGTAGCGGTGGGGAAGCTGGCGAAGGTGTTTGCGGGGCTCAAGTAG
- a CDS encoding ribonucleotide-diphosphate reductase subunit beta — protein sequence MLSWDEFDKEDGEVAAKGNTPAQANAAATLDKLDSAGGAAALEARAATASDSEAVKRAKAALDALDVAEGLAELEGSAARVAVDEKRMINCRADLNQLVPFKYDWAWQKYLDGCANHWMPQEVNMTADIALWKSQDGLTEDERRIVMRNLGFFSTADSLVANNLALAVYRLITNPECRQYILRQAFEEAIHTHAYQYCIESLGMDEGEIFNMYHEIPSVAKKAAWGLKYTRAISDPEFNTGTPETDKELLRNLIAYYCVLEGIFFYCGFTQILSMGRRNKMTGVAEQFQYILRDESMHLNFGIDVINQIKIENPHLWDASMKEEATQMILQGTQLEIEYARDTMPRGVLGMNAAMMEDYLKFIANRRLTQIGLKEEYPGTTNPFPWMSEIMDLKKEKNFFETRVIEYQTGGALSWD from the coding sequence ATGCTGAGCTGGGACGAATTCGACAAGGAAGACGGCGAAGTAGCCGCCAAAGGCAACACCCCTGCGCAGGCCAACGCCGCTGCCACCCTCGACAAGCTCGACAGCGCCGGCGGTGCCGCCGCCCTGGAAGCCCGTGCCGCTACCGCTTCTGACTCCGAAGCCGTAAAACGCGCCAAGGCTGCCCTTGACGCCCTCGACGTTGCCGAAGGCCTGGCCGAGCTGGAAGGCTCTGCTGCCCGCGTTGCGGTCGATGAAAAGCGCATGATCAACTGCCGCGCCGACCTCAACCAGCTGGTGCCATTCAAGTACGACTGGGCCTGGCAGAAGTACCTCGACGGCTGCGCCAACCACTGGATGCCGCAAGAGGTCAACATGACCGCCGACATCGCCCTGTGGAAGAGCCAGGACGGCCTGACCGAAGACGAGCGCCGCATCGTCATGCGTAACCTCGGCTTCTTCTCCACCGCCGACTCCCTGGTTGCCAACAACCTGGCCCTGGCCGTGTACCGCCTGATCACCAACCCGGAGTGCCGCCAGTACATCCTGCGCCAGGCCTTCGAAGAGGCGATCCACACCCACGCCTACCAGTACTGCATCGAGTCGCTGGGCATGGATGAAGGCGAGATCTTCAACATGTACCACGAGATCCCGTCGGTCGCGAAGAAAGCCGCCTGGGGCCTGAAGTACACCCGCGCCATCTCCGACCCGGAATTCAACACCGGCACCCCGGAAACCGACAAAGAGCTGCTGCGCAACCTGATCGCCTACTACTGCGTGCTGGAAGGCATCTTCTTCTACTGCGGCTTCACCCAGATCCTGTCGATGGGCCGCCGCAACAAGATGACCGGCGTTGCCGAGCAGTTCCAGTACATCCTGCGTGACGAGTCGATGCACCTGAACTTCGGTATCGACGTGATCAACCAGATCAAGATCGAGAACCCGCACCTGTGGGATGCCTCGATGAAAGAAGAAGCGACCCAGATGATCCTGCAAGGGACCCAGCTGGAGATCGAATACGCCCGCGATACCATGCCGCGCGGTGTACTGGGCATGAACGCAGCGATGATGGAGGACTACCTCAAGTTCATCGCCAACCGTCGCCTGACCCAGATTGGCCTGAAGGAAGAGTACCCAGGCACCACCAACCCGTTCCCGTGGATGAGTGAGATCATGGACTTGAAGAAGGAGAAGAACTTCTTTGAGACGCGTGTGATTGAGTATCAGACTGGTGGGGCGTTGAGCTGGGACTGA
- a CDS encoding type II toxin-antitoxin system RelB/DinJ family antitoxin has product MASINVRVDDELKARAYQELERLGVTPSELMRQALQYVAERGKLPFRPVLMTEEDEDLIATVSERLAAPQRVKVELDDL; this is encoded by the coding sequence ATGGCATCCATCAACGTTCGTGTCGACGATGAGCTCAAGGCTCGTGCCTATCAGGAGTTGGAACGTCTTGGTGTTACACCCTCCGAGCTCATGCGCCAAGCGCTGCAATATGTAGCCGAGCGGGGCAAACTGCCCTTTCGGCCGGTGCTGATGACCGAGGAGGATGAAGACCTGATCGCGACCGTAAGCGAGCGGCTAGCCGCCCCGCAGCGCGTGAAGGTAGAGCTGGATGACCTATAG